AAGATATCCCCAAGTCACTTGTGGGAAGAGGCCCCTTAATAAAAGCCAGATGGGTAGAAAGAGGACAGTGGCGTGGAGCAAGCTAGATCCCAGGGTCCACTGGAATCACCGAAACTGAACTTGTGGCACAGCAACATCCCAGACAAACCCCCAAAATGCCAAGAGGTGTTCCTGAGTTGCAGGAGTTTCTGCAGACCCCTGGATTAACAAACTTCTCTCATGCTGCAGCATGGGGACCCAGCTGCGAGGAGGCCCCTGAGCTGCTTCGCTACCAAGGAGGCCTGGCACGGCCATGGGAAGCAGAGGCTGTCAGAGAACAGATGCTCTGCAGCTCAACCAAGGCTTGCTCAGGCCCCCATCAGCCTGGGATCATGGTGGCACAAGGCAACAAGACTTGCACACAAAGACACTTCTACACAAGGTCTTCATTTGTTCAATATGGCTGTTCTTACGATTACCACTTGACTTCacatgttttgcatttcatcGTAGCATCACACTGAGGAACGCTAATTAGAAATAGCACTTGTTACCTACAGTGTGTAGACATACTGTCTCAAGAGGATTGGGATTTCAGAGTGCCTGTGGGTTGATCCTGGCTagacaccaggtgcccaccaaagccacgCTATCACTCCTgtcctcagctggacaggggagagaaaatataacgaAAGGCTCTGTGttcaagataaggacagggagagaccACTCAGCAATTGCCATCACAGgtaaaacagacttgacttggggaaattgGTTTAATTCATTGCTgatcaaatcagaaaaaacccacaacacttTCCCCCtaccccttccttcttcccaggcttaacttaattcccaatttctctgcctcctcccccagaGCAGTACAGAAGGTTGGGAAATGGGGGTTGCGGCCAGTTCATCACACGCCGTCTCTGCCGCTCCCTCCTCCTCAAACTATTCCCCTGTTCCAGCttggggtccctcccacaggagacagttctccataAACTCCAGCATGATTCCTCTTCACAGgctacagttcttcacacactgctccagcgtgCAACGCTTCTGTGATGTGCCACCCTTCAGGAtcagactgctccagtgtccacaggtcctgccagcaaacctgccccagcacgggcTTCCCCTGGGGTCACCATCTCCTTTAGGAAACCACCTGCTGCGGCATGGagtcctccacaggctgcaggtggatatctgctccaccgctaacctccatgggctgcaggggcacaggctgccccaccatggtcttcaccacgggctgcaggggaatctctcTGCTCTGatgcctggagcacctcctgccctccctctgcactggcctgggggtctgcagggttgttgctctcacacagCCTCACTCTTCTCTTATGCTGGCACAGATTTcaccctgccctccccgcccccccccttcttaatatgctatcccagaggcaccaccaccactgctgaTGGCCTCAGCCTTGGCactggctccattggacatggggaAAGCTTCTAGtaacttctcacagaagcccccccactaccaaaactctaccatgcaaacccagtacacacacagaggaagatATTTCTACAGGCAGAGGGAGAAATGAAGATCAACCTCTTTTGGCATGGATGTCTACTGTAAGGGGCTGCAGAGACTGCCTGTAGGGCATGCTTGTATACTGCCTTCAGAGGATAACACCACCTAATTCTGCTTCAATCAACAACCACTGATTTCATAGGCAGGGCACAGCACCTGAGCACACGcttcacagaaggaaaagtaatGGACAAatgagctgggagaagagaacGATGCTACAGACAATATGGTATCTAAGGATCTTTCCCTTGTATCATCCAGTCATAGTCACATTGCAAAGGTCTTTGTTAGCTCCCACAGACAGGCAGTTTGGGACTTCAGGTGAGGCCACATGGCTCATTTGGTGTCATGCGGATCTCTTGGTTTTGTCTGTGAGCTGGGCACTTCCAGTTTTCCTGAGGTAGCAGATACAGAGGTCTTTGTTTCAtacctttaagaaaaacaaaagtgaaggaaaaggggACAGGCGTTGGAGTTTCTTAGGAAAGACGCAAACACACTTGatgtaaaacacatttctaaagTACTCCATTGGGACAGACACCAGCAGAGCCTCCAAAAGCAAACCTTACCCTCACAGAATCACTCTGAAGAACAATTACAGGATTATTATGGCAAGTTACAAAACAGTTAATAGGAAAGGCAAGacttttcataaataaatgGCCAGGCACCTGGCTCTCCAGGCCCCTGAGCTTCATGCAGAATGTATGTTTCGCTTGCCAACATCCTGCAGCAGGTCAAGGCAGAGGAACTGCAGGCACTGTGCTTAACAGTACATAGTACTGACAACAGGGAATACAGTGCTGCTATAGCAAGGCATTCACAGGATTTATGTGCAGAAAGTATTTATCAGAGGACAAATATACCCACTCTCTCTGTTGTTCTGCCAGTTTTTCTGCCAAGCATTTTACCAGGACAGGGTCTACTTTGGAGTCAAACTTGTTGGCGAACCAGTGCCCGTAATTCAGAAGCCATCTTAACTCTGCGGCCCCATAGATGCAGACACTGCGAAGGTGGGTACCAGTGCAGGGAGGATACAAATGGTCTTCAAGGTAATTCCATTTCACCAGACGAGTTTTGCTTTGTAGGTCTGTTATGTCCTGGGCTGACCTTGGAACTTCCCCAGGGACTCCAGGAACACGTACAAGAGTGGCCCAGAAATGTTCATCTGGAGAGTATGTATCCCTTGACCactcaaaaaaatcttttgcaaGAGAGCTTTCAAGGGTATATTGAATAAATGCTCGGCTTAGAACAAAATAGGCACTGCCTACAAATACCTCAATATCATGAGGTGGCGGATTCTTGGAAATGTTGGTTTTTACAGGCATCTGCATGTATTCATAAGGCACTTTCATAAGTTCATAGTGATAAGTAAATCGTtctcttttgctgctgcttggctttATAGTTTCCAGCATGTTTCCTCCACCGAGTTTCTTCAGTTCAGCGACCAATTCAAAATTTGACCTCAGAGGAAAATCTTGGCCACACAAATTAATAACGTACTTCCAGGGAACTGAGGAGTCCATCAAATCAGACAAACAATTGAAATCTGCTTGCAGACGTGAAATATGTGCATAGTCCACTGTCTCCAATTTTGACGCAATGAAAATATTGGGGAAACATTTAGCCAGATTGTTCACAGCAGATTTGAaactttttgctgctttttggtCATAATGGATGCAGTAAATATTTTGATGACTGTACAGTGAATGTATAAGTCTTTCTACCATTACTGCATCTTTGTGAACAACCAAAGAATAGGCAATTGGAAAATTCTCCTCCTCAGGAGAAACAGGTTTAAGGTGGTATTTCCTAAGTGAACGATACACATGGCAAGCACTTGTCATTGCTACGACATCTTCATCAGCTAAATCAAttatctcttttcttcttatcTCTAAACTCTTGCCAATTTCATGGGGATCTTGTTCATATATAGATGAACAATTAATCTCATACTGGATCTCATTTCTAAGGTGGGAATACCTGTTTGTAACGTAAGAAGAAGTGCTCAAGAAGTGCTCAACCAAATAAATGCCCttagagggaaaaaagtgtCTTTCGACATGGAGAAGCTTCAGCAGTGCAATCAGCCACCCCGTAACACACAGGATCAAGATCTTCCTTCGTGATGGACATTTGTAGGGACACTTGTGTCTCTTcattctgcaagaaaacaaagacacgATGGTATTTTAAATCAGGAACTAAGCATCAGAGACAATCAAGCTTCTAACAAAGACATGTGCACACTGGTCTGTCCACAGTATAAACACCACCTTAGCAGGACAGGGCACTGGAAATCTGCAGTTTCTCCTTAATCATCATATTaattcagaaacagatttgACCACAATAATAGGCAAAGATTTTATTCCCCAGAAATAGCTGACTGAAGGCAATAAACCAACTTGGAGTTCAGATCATTTCCAGCTAAATAAGAGTGTTGGAACAAGACTCCCACTGTTTATTTtccaaacctttttttaatttcttatgaGTCACAAATTGAAGTACAGTAACCCCTGCACTGGTAGAAACATGACTGTTTTCTAAGTGAGTAAGAAGGATTGTTTATTTTCCCAAGTAACTCCAGGGATTCAATGGGAGCAGCAAGGGGATCTCTTGTGAGTCTGCAAAGAATGTGTGCTTAACAGTAGATACTAGTGTTCTTGTTAAAAAGAAGCATTAAACTGAAAGCTTAAGAATTCAGTCAGACCATCCTCGTTGTCTGTAACACTGGGGCTGGCCCATGAAGATGTCCAaggggaaattaatttccttcctgTCCTCTCCCAACAGGGTCTGACAAGCCCAAAGTCCTACCTGTGTCAAGATTCCTTCTGGAAAATACTGCAAACCTGCCCTGAAGAAAGAGATGGATGAAGACACAGCACTTCCATTCACTGGACTGAGTATATAATGTAACCTTCTGAAGGCAGGAGGGGTAGTAGTGAGCAATAGCACATCCATGCTGTTCTCTGCTGTGTGACACAACCTCAGATGTGACtccaaaaacacacacatggCCACTTTTTATGCAGCAGGGTATTTAATAACATTCCTGTGTAGCAATTTAACAACTGAGGTATGACCACAAGAAAAGCTATATACAGCTTTGATTAACCAGCTAAGTGCAAGCAGCGTTGTTGCTAGCCTTGAATTAAAATTAGACCAGAGTCCACATCCAGGTGCAGCATTAAACTTAGCTCTACTTATCTAAAACTAAGTTCTGCTTTGTCTCTAAATTTAACAGtttccaatattttctttcGAGAGGCAGCAGCTCCGGAATGCTTTGGAGTGAATAAAATGGTGGGGTCACTAGAAGTGGCTCAGATGTCTGCAGATCCCACGTATGCATGTAAAAGCAAGTATTGAGGTGTGCATGCAACACTTACTGGAAGATTAATTTAGGCATCTTTAGCATTCCCACCACTGTCAGGTCTTACAAGCTGTAGCTTCAGTTAAAATACAGCCTGTTGAGGTACAGCTGCTTCATGAATCTGTTCTCCCTGACTTTCTCTTTCCCTACACATCTTTCTCctttatatttcctttctgggggcaacagaaagaaggaaatgccACCTCCTTGTTTCTCCTGGGCATGCCAGGCATAGACTGTGGAAGGGAGCAGGGTAAGCCAACACATACCTATTTTGTAGAagccagagctcagcagctccctgcaggtTTTACAAACAGCCTCCAGGTATGctaacaaagggaaaaaacagatcTATCTCTTCATGAAGCAAAAGATCCCAGCAGGCGCTTTCCTTCATTCGTTCTCCAAACTAATCCCAGCTCAATGTCTCAGCTCTCCCCTTTACCTATTTCCTTCTGTGTTCCTGGAGAAAAGTTGCTCTTAAAAGCTGCTCCTAACCAAAGTCAGGTTTCCAGCCATGTGATGGAAGCCCTGTGGAGGGGAACACTGCTAACCTGCCCTGTTTTTCTTTGGAGGGAGAAGACCTCTCTGTGTGGTGTGATGTCTCTGTGAAGCCCGCCCTGTGACTCTGACCAGTGGTCTCCTTGGCTACCAAGGATGATCGCTACCAttccaggctgaacaaggaTCACCTCATCCAGGGAGTGAAACTTCACTTGCTCTCTACTTCCTTTAAAAAGGCGGCCTggacaaagaaaaaggagggggaaaataaGCATATTCTCCACTGCTCCAAACCCCCTCTCCTCTATCTATGGTAGCCCTGGACACACGCAGTGCCAAACATGCTGTTTCTAggcaaaccaacaaaaacaccaTCGCATCACACTTCTCTGACTGAAGGTACCAATCTAGATCACCAGAGCCCGGTGTGGTCCAGAGTTAGACCGCAATGTGCAAGAAATCACTTGGAGAGTCCTGAGGGCTCCCTCTTTGCAGCTGATGAGCAAAGGATCCACAGTCAGCTCGCTGAACATTCCTATGGTTTTTGGCACTGCCAAGCACTAGATGCTAGTGTCCCATGTAAAGAGGTCAGAAATCCAGAAGACTGTGGCGACATGGTTCAAATCCTCTGTGGAAGAAGGAATTAAGGTGCACTGGTGAGAAATTTCAGCTCCTCCACTGACTCCCTTGTTTATGGAGGACCTCCCCCTGATCCTGGCTAGCATCTGGTCACATGAGAGCATCAGGAGCCAGCAATTAGCCCCATCTGTTTGCATGGGGGGgttggttttattctttattacAAAACACACTATGTCACCATCTCAACAGTGGTCCAGATAGTATCAGGCCATATGTGTCCCCAACCACTCGGAAGCACTCCAACATCTCTCCAGCAGTGCAGTTCACCACCACCAATATCCCGTTGACCCTCCTGTGCCATCCTTATCACATGAAATTCATACTCCCTTGTTGTTACCACCATTACACTTCACAGCCAGGCTTGGCATAGCAGTACAAGGGCAATGGCTTTGTTCTTTAAGCATGAAACATTTGCTTCTAACCAGGATGAAGTTAGTTTCTGTAGAAGACCAGAATTTCATGAGGAACAGTACAAGACCAGGGAATGAAACCCCTCGGGACAGAAGGGGCACCACAAATCTCATCAGGTTTTCATTCAAGTGCAAAACCCCTATTTCTTACCACATGCAGCACACAAAGCCCTACTCAGACATCACAGTGTACTGTACACACAGTCTtctccagagcaggagggaaCAAATGACACGTGTCAGATAGGAACAGGCACCTAGAGCTACCTGAAGCACCTATCTGGGGTAGCACTGACAAGACGCTGCCTCTGGTTATCTTGCTTTCTCAGTTGCTACCATACTATATGCAGGACCAGCATTCCATCTTTTACACAAAGATTTTATAGTGGGAAGGGGGCTTGGCATTGCCGTCTTGCcttattttgtaaaatgtttgcATGTTCTCTTCTACATGCAAGAAGACTCCTGAGGAAATTAATGGAGACTGATCTTATCTTGAGACAAACAGGTATCACACAGCTGGtctatatacacacatacacagcaTCTAACCTGGTAAAGGCACTTACTGGCTGGCATGCAAAGTGCTGAATGAGAGAAGGTGAATGGGTTTTTATTTATCCTGTGCACCTCTAAAGCAAGGGatgttcaaagaaaacagacatcCAACAAGTCAAAGGGAAACACATTTGCATTGTGTAACAAAATGTGTTCTTACACAACATGTAACTATAGCCTGTCACAAAGCACATTAAAGACCATGAGCTCAGCAGGATTCAAGAAGGAATTAGGCAATCAGCTGGCTGTTGAGAGTTTCCACAGTTACTGTTGCCAATACATAAATACGGATGGAAAGCTAAATTCCCTGGAACCATGACATCAGGCAATTACCAGCTGCCAAGACTTCTGACAGGAATTTTTtaccaataaaaatgtttcttgtgaCCATCACTCTGTTCTCTGCATCTGCTTTTATCTACTGCTGGACCAGAAGAGGGATTGGTAGTTAGATCCATGACAGCAATATTTGTATCCCACCCAGAAAATGGACGGGTTTTCCACTGGTGtatttcactgcctttttttttatttttctccctttaagAAACTGTTTGGGGCAGCTTTACACCTTCAAagacttaaaataatttgctttctgcaaatgcACAAGCTGGTCAATGACACAAAAGGAGGAACAAGGTGGTGGAAGAACTTCACACCCTCTTGAAAAAGTTCAGACCAAGTTTTTTGATCTGGAATATCAAGTCATTCCACTTGCTGAATGCTGTGTTGGCCTTAGTCAGCAAAATAAACGCTCCCAGGAGGACTGGGCAAAGACTAAGCCATGCCGCTCTCAAATTGAAACTCTCAGTCCTCCCTTCCAAGGCACTCTCCAGCCAGGCTCAGCTGTCTGTATCTGCCTAAGACAA
The Falco rusticolus isolate bFalRus1 chromosome Z, bFalRus1.pri, whole genome shotgun sequence DNA segment above includes these coding regions:
- the GCNT4 gene encoding beta-1,3-galactosyl-O-glycosyl-glycoprotein beta-1,6-N-acetylglucosaminyltransferase 4 isoform X1 encodes the protein MKRHKCPYKCPSRRKILILCVTGWLIALLKLLHVERHFFPSKGIYLVEHFLSTSSYVTNRYSHLRNEIQYEINCSSIYEQDPHEIGKSLEIRRKEIIDLADEDVVAMTSACHVYRSLRKYHLKPVSPEEENFPIAYSLVVHKDAVMVERLIHSLYSHQNIYCIHYDQKAAKSFKSAVNNLAKCFPNIFIASKLETVDYAHISRLQADFNCLSDLMDSSVPWKYVINLCGQDFPLRSNFELVAELKKLGGGNMLETIKPSSSKRERFTYHYELMKVPYEYMQMPVKTNISKNPPPHDIEVFVGSAYFVLSRAFIQYTLESSLAKDFFEWSRDTYSPDEHFWATLVRVPGVPGEVPRSAQDITDLQSKTRLVKWNYLEDHLYPPCTGTHLRSVCIYGAAELRWLLNYGHWFANKFDSKVDPVLVKCLAEKLAEQQREYETKTSVSATSGKLEVPSSQTKPRDPHDTK
- the GCNT4 gene encoding beta-1,3-galactosyl-O-glycosyl-glycoprotein beta-1,6-N-acetylglucosaminyltransferase 4 isoform X2, encoding MKRHKCPYKCPSRRKILILCVTGWLIALLKLLHVERHFFPSKGIYLVEHFLSTSSYVTNRYSHLRNEIQYEINCSSIYEQDPHEIGKSLEIRRKEIIDLADEDVVAMTSACHVYRSLRKYHLKPVSPEEENFPIAYSLVVHKDAVMVERLIHSLYSHQNIYCIHYDQKAAKSFKSAVNNLAKCFPNIFIASKLETVDYAHISRLQADFNCLSDLMDSSVPWKYVINLCGQDFPLRSNFELVAELKKLGGGNMLETIKPSSSKRERFTYHYELMKVPYEYMQMPVKTNISKNPPPHDIEVFVGSAYFVLSRAFIQYTLESSLAKDFFEWSRDTYSPDEHFWATLVRVPGVPGEVPRSAQDITDLQSKTRLVKWNYLEDHLYPPCTGTHLRSVCIYGAAELRWLLNYGHWFANKFDSKVDPVLVKCLAEKLAEQQREWVYLSSDKYFLHINPVNALL